The region GGGAAATGCAACGAAAGTTCAATTCCGTGCATGCAGCAGAGCACCGGGCCGGACTCGAACCTCCATGCAGACTGTCAGACACATGAATCTCAGTTTTTGTAACagtagtggcgccctctagtggccgccAGGGGAAATGCAGGTTTATTTCCGTGGCCGAGAGGTTAGAGAACCGGGCTTGTTCTTTGtacactttataaatgaagccaatgtttctagttattttagCTTCatgtgacagagacagagacagagagagatggagacatGCAGCAGAGCACCAGGCCGGACTCGAACCTCCATGCAGACTGTCAGACTCATGCAGGaagtttttttggaaaaaagtaGTGGCGCCCTCTTGTGGCCCTTAGAGGaaattcacctttatttaaataactagaaacatcattaaaaactaaacaatgCAGGTGCAGGTCGCTATTTGTAAAAGTCTTCCTGCACTTGTTTTCCtcgtccagcaggaggcgctgttCGTCCCTCCATGAGAGGCTCAGATGATCTGAAGGTcgctggttcgatccctgaccaggACAGACTCCATGATGGAGGAAACTTggacaagatactgaaccagTTTGAACATTTGTTACATCTGTTGTATGAAAGTAGAGTTAAAGTGACTAGAAAGGTGCTACAACCTGTCTCTGTCATAGAAAGttgaaaattaactaaaaatatctttaaagacaaataaattCTGACGCCAACTCATGATGagaatgtttgtttgtatgtcagTCAACAGGAAGATGAGCTTGTTGTGTCTCCCTCTGCTGGCCAGGAGAGAGACTACACTTAAAGCACATTGATTTAATTTACAAAGTGTGAAATGTGAGTCAAAAAGTGTCACATAAAGCTgaaaaaatgccttaaaatggtcttattatagtctgatgatacatattagagcataatgtgaccagaaataacaaaaaaacaccaaattttgagatgtccaaaatttgaaattcTCTGATGGTGGTTTTTACAGCACTAGATTGACAATGTTTCgagcaaaaaaacacctcaagagagagtaaaaacagttttatgcAGAAATTTTTGGTGTTTGCATCAAGCTTTTCCCATCCCAGGACAAATGTGTTGATGCAAAGATGACTTTTGTGTGACGTTTTGACACAATCAGCATATAAATAAAGAGTTATTGTGAGTCACAGCAGCAGACTGGATCAGTCTGAAGACATTCAGCTGTTTCTGAGACATGCCTCTCAGTCTGAAATCCTtctaaaacttttctttttggtcgttttgtatcttttcttggtcatttttttgtcttttcttgatcatttagtgtcttttttggtcattttgtgtcttttctggtaattttgtgtcttttcttgtcattttgtgtcttttcttggtcattttgtgtcttttcttggtcattttgtcttttcttggtaattttgtcttttcttggttattttgtgtcttttcttggtaattttgtcttttcttggttattttgtgtcttttttgttgttgtttttaatgtccaTATCAGAACTTATTCACAAAAAGAGTTTCCGTCTCCTGTTTGGAGCAAAAAAACACGTCAAGAGAGAGTAAAAACTTTAATGCAGTAAAGTTTTTGGTGTTTGCATGAAGCTTTTTCCATCCCaagagaaatgtgttgatgcaaAGATGCTTTATGTTCACTGTTTGTTTCCAACCTGTAGTCATGTATCGTTGTTTTACTGCAGAGTTAACCTCACAGAGCCTCCATTCATTCTCATGAGGAGAAAAGCTCCAGCTGCTGACCATGCACTTCTCTAAGAAAGTTcatattaataaaaactaatataGCTCATATACCACACATTTAGTTCAGCCTGTTATTTCATGTAACCCTGtatacagacatggaaaaaaatattagacctttgttttcaatttcttgttcatttcgtgtctctttttttaatcattttgtgccttttacaTCTCTTTCTGCTCATGTGCCCTTTTGGGGAATTGTAgccctttttttaaacattgtttttggtTACTTTGTGTCAACACAGtacaataatttaataaacaaattaaCTTAATTGGTAATCATGTTTATCTTTAAATATTCTGATATTTGTGCATGACTTCAACACAAATTTGATAGATATTCAGTGTAAATACctgcatctttttaaaaaaaccctgaatgaTAAAACAGTTTCAGGTACAAAGATTTCCAAATGTGCTTTTCAGAACTTTCTCAGAACTCAAGATTGACTTTGTTATAGTGGATTGAGGTGAAAGTAGTTTTTAAAAGTGCTCTTTCAGTCTTTGAACTATTTAATTTGGCAGAAGCTCATTTATTCAGTTTTCCATCAACTGGACCTTCACCATCACTATTCATTAGTTTAGTGAGTAATGTGGAGAACCAAGCTGAAACAAACACTGGTCGTGGTTTGTCTACTGTTTTATTTCAGGACTTGACAAGCTGCAACACAGTTCATGAAGCTCAGACTGCCTTCATggtcagagaggaagaggacagCCTTTAATGAAACAAACTACTGAAGCATAGAAAGGAAATATACAGTTGACCAGCCGTTTTGTGTAAAGACAGCGTTTTTATTCCATCTCTCATTGGAAACATTAAATAGAACTTTTCTTTCAGGATGACGAGACAggtacattttgtattttgacatgttttacaAACCAAGTGCTCCGAACCACAGAACCCccccctcttttctttttctcttttctccaaCAACACCAGACTGTTCAGATGTTTATGAGTGCTCCTCTGCCAGCTTCTCAGCCTTCTGGATCACCTCCTCGATGGGGCCCACCATGTAGAAGGCCTGCTCGGGCAGGGCGTCGTACTCGCCTGCAGGGACACAAGGGGACAAGTCATTCATCATTAGTCATGTCCAGGATAAAGTTATTATCAGCACTCATTTAGTCATGTCCAGGATAAAGCTGACATACTGAGGATTAAGTtgaaatgtcgagaataaatttaaatatcgaGAAATGGTTGTAATGTAGAGAATAAAGTGGAAACAATGTGGAGAAAATATAAAGTCGACCTATcaaaattaaagtggaaaatgtctaaagtggaaaatgtctaaagtggaaaatgtctaaagtggaaaatgtctaaagtggaaaatgtctaaagtggaaaatgtctaaagtgGAAAATGTCGAATCTAAAGTGGAAAATGTCGAAAATAAAGTCAAACTGTCGAAAATAAAGTCGAAACATAATGTTAAGAGTAATATATCgaaaataaagttaaagagcaatgtcgagaataaagttgaaatatcgAGAAGCTgaataaagtataaagttgaaacaatgttgagaaaaatgtTGAAGTGACGAGAATGAAGCTGAAATAGAGAAAATATCGAAAATAAAGTCGAactgtcgagaataaagtcgaaacaTAATGTTAAGAGTAATGTATCgaaaataaagttaaagaaCAATGTCGAGAAGTTGAAacacaatgttgagaaaaaggtTGAAATGACGAGAATTAAGTTGAAATAGAGAAGAAAGtaatatatggaaaataaagtTGACATGTCTAGCATGTATTTGTTTTAGTCGTTTTTGAGCTGAACGTACCTCCCAGGATGCTCTGGAAGCCCTTGATGGTTTCCTTGAGGGGAACCAGTTTGCCCATGTGTCCGGTGAAGACCTCGGCCACCTGGAACGGCTGCGACAGGAAACGCTGGATCTTACGAGCGCGAGCCACCGTCAGTTTGTCCTCCTCAGACAACTCATCCATACCCAGGATGGCAATGATGTCCTGCAGGGATTTGTAGTCCtacagaagcagaaaaaaagcttGTTAAAAACAGCCTGATAGTTTGGTTTTAGTCCTtatagaaaaggaaaaaaaggagttaAACAACCCAATAGTTTGATTTTAgtccttaacccttaataggagatcttgaaatacttgcaaattccaaatttcaaccctagagaatttGATGATAAAACCATACGaaaatgatattttgagaaaaaagtttacgaggtttaaagtggcaaatctatgagaaaaaaatgtgcagatttatgagatttaaagtggtgaatctgcgagaaaaaaagttgtttttcccacgtttttcttgtaaatctgacttttttcgcgcagatttgccactttaaatctgcaaatttttttcttgtagatgtACCACTTTAATAgagtaaatttgtaacttttttctcgaaatattacccaaAATCTGTGTGGTTCTAAGACTAaacagagacatggggacctcattttgaaaatccgctgaagttaccaaatacggttcttcgtctgataaagggttaaaaagaaagagaaaaaaagaaagaaaaggagttAAAAAGCTGCCAACCTGGAGGATTTTCTGCACGCCACGGGCGATCTCGTAGTGCTCGGTGCCCACGATGTTGGGGTCCATGATACGGGAGGTGGAGTCCAGGGGGTCCACGGCGGGGTAGATACCCAGACCGGCGATGGCACGGGACAACACGGTGGTGGCGTCCAAGTGAGCGAAGGTGGTGGCGGGGGCGGGGTCAGTCAGATCGTCAGCGGGCACGTAGATGGCCTGGAGGAGAGACACCACATCAAGATCAGAACACGGTCAGTTAACACGTTTAAGGCGGGAAAACATCACCgctttctaccattaaaacctgttggggtgatgttgttattctaccattaaagaatAGAAAATGGATACaacgttttgtagtatttgtagttttttccacctattttcggtctcttggccaatgaaatgcatcaggatacatgtgggagtgtcgcaatgcacaaaatgcctaaaaaaagcctataaaaaaggaaacaaaatgcctaaaaaaggacacaatatgcctaaaagacacaaaaagcctatataaaaaaaagacacaaaaagcctataaaaaaaaaaaaaaaaagacacaaaaagcctataaaaagacacaaatgcctaaaagaaaaaagggacacaaaatgcctaaaaaaattttttttaaaaaaaagacaaaatgagaatccatgtgggagtgtctcaatgcatcatgggacttttccagaacttataaatcatggtgaagacgactatagcggagggagctcagatataacagctataagctctcacatactttatgaatttcatttctatctgctacagaggctgaaaaatctattatttagtaggaagagttgacacttctgttgaatttacagaaaataaaatcaccaatcagaggttttccaggcattttaatgtctttaaagCTTCTAGtgaggtgtttgtttgtttacctgcACAGACGTGATGGAGCCCTTCTTGGTGGTGGTGATTCTCTCCTGCATGGTTCCCATGTCAGTGGCCAGAGTGGGCTGGTAACCCACAGCAGAGGGGATACGACCCAGCAGGGCAGACACCTGCAGGGGGACAGGACCGGGGtcagtagtaataataatatgtttttaatccTAACAGGTCTAGTTAGAAGCCCTGTATTAATAACTGGTACGGACCTCGGAGCCGGCCTGTGTGAAGCGGAAGATGTTGTCGATGAAGAGCAGCACGTCCTGACCCTCCTGGTCACGGAAATACTCGGCCACGGTCAGACCGGTCAGAGCCACGCGGGCACGAGCACCGGGGGGCTCGTTCATCTGGCCGTACACCAGCGCCACCTACAGGACACACAGGGAGGACAGGGGGCAGATTTAAACATTAACCATCTGGAgaacgacttcttcatgacgtcacaatgtAGAAACttccagcagcatgtttcctgctggcagctgaactctaaagttttggcttttacacaagtttacatgtcacatttaatgcatcaatcCCCTTTTagcaaaagtaataaaataaaatttaaaaaacacctcaaagtgttgaaacatgattttacttttgcagagatttttctaatttagctttgtgcatttagcatttgtaatgcaatcttttgtgtttactgtttattttttaatactgtttttaaatgtgttttttgtatttttattatgttttttgtaattttgtgtgtgggtttttggtttgtttttcatgttttatgtgtgttttttgtaattttgtgtgcatttttggtttgtttttcatgttttatggtgtgtttttttttttttttttttaaactttgtgttcaaaatgttgatccagtaagtcaaaatgaaaaagtaaaaatcaggtcatataggtgaggttttcttgaaaacaatgctaccaacacgtcatggtaaagatttaaGTGGTTTgtttacaggcagaatgaaaaggagtcaaaaaccaacaaaaaagcctgaaactccaaagggttagtTAACGTGAATGCTGGGACTTCTGAGGATTAAAGGGACGTTAAAGTgttttgggggcggggcttaccTTGGAGGTGGTGTCCTTCAGGTTGATGACTCCGGACTCGATCATCTCGTGGTACAAGTCGTTTCCCTCGCGGGTTCTCTCTCCCACGCCGGCGAACACGGAGTAACCACCGTGAGCCTTGGCCACGTTATTGATCAGCTCCATGATCAATACAGTCTTCCCCACACCGGCTCCTCCGAACAGACCTGCAGCCAGCACAAACAAGCCTTGGTTACGGGGAAGTTTGACTCTTTGAGtctattttacatctttattggtaattttgtgtggctTCAAAATCTCCTGAACCACAATTAAATGTTGTATcaaaaggttattatagttaacggaaactacagaaaataacaaaaactagaattgaaaaaaaatgtgttaactgaaataaaaagtttaaaaaacgataactaaaactaactaaaattacagtgaaaatgtccttcgtttttggcaactttttcATCCGCAATGCTTTTTGGTCGATATGAAATCTTtccattttgacaattttgcatctttactagtcattttgagtattttttttatctttttgttgcTTCAAAATCTCCTGAAGCGCAATTTagtttcgttaactataataaccttggataCAACATTAAAGAAATAacggaaaaaaacattttcgttaactgaaataaaaacagttttttaaaaaacctctattgaaactgtattttatggttcctaaactaactaaaattataatgaaaatgtccttcgtttttatcaagttttttcatctgtaaacctttttgttgatatgaaatctatttcatccatctggttttatgacttaataaacttattggggctgagatggatcagacaaaggaaataaaggaacatttattgtgaccttattgaatctggacccaacaaatacctcattacaaaaaaaactaaacattttccaaaaaataaactcaaaactagccatctcactctaaaaatgaatttaaaaataaccCAGAACTCTTCTAGCCTTGGCTGCACCACGTACCGATCTTGCCTCCCTTGGCGTAGGGGGCCAGCAGGTCCACCACCTTGATGCCCGTCACCAGGATCTCCTGCTCCACGCTCATGTCGGTGAACTCGGGCGCCTCAGCGTGGATGGCGGCCGTCCTGGGAGCAGAAAAGACGTTTTTAAGAGGGAAATCTGAGGTTTTTCAGGCCATTTAATCTGTgtaaactagggttgtcaccatactaaaatgttcaactcgataccgataatcaggaaaatattcaatactcgataccattttcgataccacgaggataaaaacaaagaccccaaaatttaacagaaatatttttattaagaaaaatgcaacatgtaaaaattaacagaaccataagttaaatatttataataaaaacagttttgcaaaaagaaactgcaactatgataacaagcttcagatactcgattcttttgaaaatgtgtattttatccagatacgttttagtatcgatatttttttgagtatcgatacttttgacaaccctagtgtaaatgtgtgtttgtgttgtgaagTGGACTCACTGCTTGGTGGAGATGGGGCCCCTCTCGTCGATGGGCTCCCCGATCACATTCATGATGCGGCCCAGAGTCTCGGGGCCCACGGGGATTCTGATGGGGGCCCCGGTGTCCAGAACCTTCTGTCCCCGGACCAGACCCTCGGTACCGTCCATGGCGATGGTACGCACTGTGTTCTCCCCTGAAACACACGTTAATTTCAGTAagcaagtcaaactttatttataaagtgctATTTTTACAGGGAAAAAtagaaagtctattttatttgatttggctgaagtttatatatttatgttttattaatctaggatgttttaatatttcttttccatatTTAATATTCTCCAGATTTATAAAAAtcaattgctgtggaaaaggatgaacttattctgctctaatatggttataaaacCAGAACATAGATAAAACATAcaggtaaaaacaaaacaggaaaacaacTAAAACCTGGAAGTCTAGTTGACCAGGTACAaacaaacagtcatggaaaaattattagaccaccctttttcttctgtttcttgctcattttaatggctggtacaactaaaggtacatttgtttggacaaacataacaaaaatagctgctaAGAGCTGctaaatttaaaagctgatatcatgttttaacatggttttattgacaataacccaaatcattatcaataaaaccatgttaaatgtctattttgtgtcttttttagttattttttaatggatttttggtcatttttaacatCTACAGTAATGGAAACATTCATGATAACCACAATCAAGCAAGAgtggtttaatcattttttccatgactgtatttttggtcaatttgtttcaattttgataattttgtaatttttgcatctatttttacgtctgttttggtcatttcaaaatgatcaaaatagaaacaaaatcgTGATGAAtaaaattgttaaatgtctagatatcagctcttaaattaaactatcagatatatttgttattatatttgtccaaacaaattaacctttagttgaaccagacatcaaaatgaacaagaaactgaagaaaaatctTGTTTACCCAGAGTCTAGACTTTGTTTAGATGATTATGCAGTATTAAGCAGTGTATAGTTTAATGTTAAAGTGAGAATTAGAGAGTTGAAGTGGCTCACCGAGATGCTGAGCGACCTCCAGGACGAGCCTGGACTCGCGGCCGGCCACCTCCAGGGCGTTGAGGATGGGAGGGAGACCCTCGTCGAACTGGACGTCCACCACAGCGCCGATGACGGCCACGATGCGGCCGGCGGCGGCGGCAGCAGCGGCGGCGGGTGCGACATAGTCTCTACCTGCAAACACAGAAAGATcagagtcagacagacaggaaacatCACGACCTTTTAGGGGAATTAGTCTGCAACACGAGTCTGAAAAGCTGCAGACAAACAGCTGCACGTTTTGTCCAAACTGTCAACTGATTGTTGTCTCTAGTTGCTCTAAAACTAGCCGTGAGTTTTTTGGTCTTTGAGTATTTTTCTACcctaattctgtatctttttaggtacttttgtgtcttatttacatccgtttttggtcattttgaggtaattttgtgtctttatttggtcatttgtttttgttttttttatgtccacCAAATCCTTAATAATAACACTCGAAGCAAATTCGAAGCAAAATCCTGAAATTtgttgcaaaaaagaaaatgtgaattagtgagTTTCCATCAAATTAGCAAagctttgtgttatttttggtaattttatctcATTCATtagtcaatttgtatctttaattggtcattttgtgcatctttttgggtaattttgtgtctttaataacTGTCTTTTTGATGCTACAGTCATGACCTCCAACATGACATGACAACTGCATGTTTGGGAAAATTTGTCTCAATGTCAAGTGATTGTTGTCTTTAaacttattttgtgtgtttttttttgaaagacaaaattacagaaagacattttaaaaaagtgaacttaaaaagacacaaaattaccaaaaaaaattgttaattttgtgctttttttccacCCCAATTTCCAATTTTGTCTTCTTTAAATCcgtttttggtaatgttgtgtctattgataattttgtgcattattccaccctatttttttaaatatattttgacgtctttttggtaattttttgtcttatttacatctgtttttggtcgttttccaccttaattttgtatctttttggtaaattaatataattttttgagtaattttatgtcattcccCACCCTTTAAggtgattctgtgtctttttgatgcTCCAGCCATGACCTTGTGGAgccaagaggaggaggaattaGTCTCCAACAAGCTTCTAAAGCTGCAGACAAACAACTGCATGTTTGGGAAAATTTGTCTCGATGTCAAGTGATTGTTGTCTCTAAgctaattctgtgtgtttttccaaaaaaaagacagaataacttaaaaaaggcacaaaattacaaaaattttgtttattttgtgcattttttccaCCCCAATTTCCAATTTTGTCTTCTTTAAATCTGTTCTTGGTAATTGTGTCTATTGATAATCTTGTATATTATTccaccctaaaaaaaaaaattatattttgacatctttttggtaattttgtgtcttatttacacctgtttttggtcattttatgtcgttTTCCAccttcattttgtatctttttggtaatttaatatacttttttgggtaattttatgtcattttccaCCCTTTAAGGTCATTCTGAGTCTTTTTGCTGCTCCAGTCATGACCTTGTGGTACCAAGAGGAGACATTAGTCTCCAACAAGCCTCTGAAGCTGCAGACAGAAGCTAAACAAACTGCGTGTTTGGCCCATTTGGCTCAATgtcaagtctttaaacaatgaATCAGCTTATAAAACACAACTTAAATTAACGAGTGACACCTGTAACCAACTACCAAGTGTTTAGGTTTATGCTACAACTACATTTAACCGCTTTCAACCTGCAACAAGCTGTTTATCTCCGACTAAAGCCAGTAAACGTGGAGGAATGACAGATGAATGAAGCTCAATGGGAGCTAAAGatgctaactgctgctaacgacAAATACAGgacatttaacaacaaatacacattaACACAGACTTCACGCCCTTTATTACTAGTGGATGAACATAATGCATGAGTTTACATGTTGCAGAAAGCTgtaaaatgtcaatcattttgtCCTAAAAGCGGAGAATGTAGCTGTTAAGTTAGCATCCTGCAGCTCCGCATGTCATTCACTAAAGGTCATTGCTGCTAGCGCGATAAAATCACTAATTATCTAACAACTAATGCATCACACATGTCGAGCGAGCTTATATGCACACATATTGATACTTGTTGTTAGTTTAATTGGACTTTTTAAAGGTTATTTTAGCGTTAAGGCCTGCAGCGGCAGCGCCGGTTCAGTCAACGTGTTGCTAGCggatgctaacattagcatccCTGCCCTTCTGGATAAAACGCGttaaaaagtgactttttatCGGGTTTATTCGGATGAAAATGGCCGAGCATGTAGGGGACTTACGTGAGAGGACGGCGGGGGACCCGAGCAGGGCCCTGAGGGGGCCGGGCCGGAGAGCCTGCAGAGCCCCGGTGCAGCAGCGTCCCACAGCGGATCCTAACATGGTTCAAAATGGCTGAAGGTGGAAGAGACGCGGAGCTCGGCATTTATATAGGGGAGGGACAGGGCGGGAGGGCGCATGCGTGGAGATTAAACCCCGAGCATGCGCAGTGAGAGGAGGGCCAGCTGACTGTGTCCTCCAGAGTCACTAAATGACACAACAAACTAAAGGTTACAGGGGAAATAAGAGTGTTTCTACATCAGAATATCAAGTAAAGCGACAGGATATGATATGAGATTATAGGATCACAAGCTTTAGGCTTCTTAGGTTTGTGATTATCTCATTTGTACATAATGTCCTACGTCGAGGGGTTAAAGTTTTCTGCTGCCCCCCTTTTACATCTGTCTGGATCCCTGTTTCACTGAGGTCACGAACACAAACTGTGccctaaaatgactaaaattacaaataaacgATGTGAAATTactaaaattattcaaaaatgactgaaaaagactacaaaattactacaaaaggaagtaaaatgatcaataaaggcacaaaattacaaaaaagacataaaatgatttaaaaaagaagaaaaattactcaaaaaggcacaaaattaccaaaaagagacacaaaagtattttaaaaagaagtaaaatgacttaaaaaatatgtcaaatgacaaaacaaactcATCCATGTATAGtggaagtaaaataaaaattataaattatacaaTTACAGGAGACATTTTCACTGCTGCCCCTCTTTACATCTGTTGTCCCTGTCTGGAGTTCCTGTTTCACTGAGGTCACTAACACAAACTGTAACCTCATTCCCCAGAGAAACTGCAAGGATACTCTCAGGATATTCTCAGATAGTTGCATGTTGTAATTGAAATGTAGAGAactatctctctctttctgtgcttACTTTCATTTATTCTCCTTAACCGCTGATCCTCCTTGGGTCTCggaggggctggagccgatcccaattatgttcttttaattttacagcacagtaaaatatgtagaaattaataataatagaataataatatttcccaagcagccattccagctgtttatgttttattttaatgataaaataatataatacaaaatgaTTATCACATTGCAATGTTCTGTCaacagcctgaaagtctattttatttgttttggttgtaatttatttatttatgttttatttatctaggatatatatagatagatagatatgtaatattcataaaatatataaatatttaacagaaATGGGACTGAAATAGAGAATctaattgttgttatttttcttgtgtGCTAATCTTTTCCTCCAGCAGGTGGCGGTAATACACCTACTAGTTAGTTTTTCAACTTCCAATaaacaccaaagaagaagaatcaTCGCATCCGGGGGGCCGAACTTTCATAATTTACAGgtaaaagtcaactaaaattAACTTTTGAACACATTTTGAGGCGAGAATTAggcaaaaatagaaacaaaaatctCTTGCATTTGTAATTATCTTATATTTTAGGGTCCACTGAGGCCGAGGTCAGTGTGAAATCAGTGTGAATGGAGAGTTTATtccagtttatttatattaatgtcTGTTGTTTCCAGgctggaaaatgtctaaatgctCCTCAGTGGCTGGAAACACGACCAGTAAGGTAAAGAACTTTTTactattaaattacattaaaaaatcgTTTCTAAAGAGGATTATAGATCAGGATTTGGGTTAATTGtgtaattaaattacttttaaaataagtaaaattactagataaaggcacaaaattacccaaaggACGTAAAATTATTTAAGATAGAcggaaaattacaaaaaaaagtcttaaaattactaagaaagaagtaaagtgactaaaaaatgGCAcataattacccaaaaagaaacaaaattattgtaAGAAGACGTaacattacaacaacaaaaaaaagacctttaatgagtaaaaaaaaaactaccaaaaaagatgtagaaTTATGTAAATACCGGTTATAGATCCATACAGTCTATTCTATACATAAGATTTGGATTTGGTGATTATGGCGCCCCCCTGTGGACAGAGGAGG is a window of Centropristis striata isolate RG_2023a ecotype Rhode Island chromosome 24, C.striata_1.0, whole genome shotgun sequence DNA encoding:
- the atp5f1b gene encoding ATP synthase subunit beta, mitochondrial, which translates into the protein MLGSAVGRCCTGALQALRPGPLRALLGSPAVLSRRDYVAPAAAAAAAAGRIVAVIGAVVDVQFDEGLPPILNALEVAGRESRLVLEVAQHLGENTVRTIAMDGTEGLVRGQKVLDTGAPIRIPVGPETLGRIMNVIGEPIDERGPISTKQTAAIHAEAPEFTDMSVEQEILVTGIKVVDLLAPYAKGGKIGLFGGAGVGKTVLIMELINNVAKAHGGYSVFAGVGERTREGNDLYHEMIESGVINLKDTTSKVALVYGQMNEPPGARARVALTGLTVAEYFRDQEGQDVLLFIDNIFRFTQAGSEVSALLGRIPSAVGYQPTLATDMGTMQERITTTKKGSITSVQAIYVPADDLTDPAPATTFAHLDATTVLSRAIAGLGIYPAVDPLDSTSRIMDPNIVGTEHYEIARGVQKILQDYKSLQDIIAILGMDELSEEDKLTVARARKIQRFLSQPFQVAEVFTGHMGKLVPLKETIKGFQSILGGEYDALPEQAFYMVGPIEEVIQKAEKLAEEHS